In Thermobaculum terrenum ATCC BAA-798, one genomic interval encodes:
- a CDS encoding DUF559 domain-containing protein gives MAYTTITIEGGLFPSDLLDRLVPQAGATLEGQKPADFGCQDLSALLADMQAAFNDMRTYWESFQRRLQHASGTSHTSVTRESWVLPVLELLGFAEVRYVQAATAVGQETYNISHFYGDVPIHIVGCHQQLDQRLVGRERRSPHSTVQEYLNRSDALWGIVTNGLRLRLLRDSALVSHPVYLEFDLEAMVRGELYSEFVLLYRLLHSTRFPRPGSPPNECLLERYYQQGIEEGGRVRERLREGVERALGILGRALLAHPESVALREAMVSGELSPVGYYRELLRLIYRLLFLFVVEERRLLLPPAEDERTRRLHEVYLQHYSASRLRARSEAHHAGDTYCDLWHGLMRTFELLRDDERARKLGMSALNGELFGPNACAHIERAVCTNQDLLDAIASLTLFQDEGTYRRVNFAWLDVEELGSVYESLLDYHPRVEITPAGTDAQGAVTPPERKAGESSPARIEASAGVICSFELVMGSERKQTGSYYTPPSLVRQLIKTALEPVIEQRLKEAGHDRQRQEEALLNLRVCDPASGSGHFLLAAARRIARELARVRTGEEEPSPQAYRQALRDVIRECIYAVDKNPLAVDLCKVALWIEGYNTGMPLSFLDNHIKCGDSLVGIFDIQALVEGVPDGAYEAVEGDSKAIASAIRKRNKEERLQSTLWGASSVPDITDIARDFAQLSTLAESTPEEVRRKEQCYSNLRKPSTRWWDLKVACDLWTYAFFAPLRSGEPVSTTTNVWAALERSGKDPQVEGQAIAYSQEHPFFHWPLEFPEVFDRGGFDVVLGNPPWERLKLQQQEFFASRDLQIAKARNKAERNKLIKQLPQTNPELAREYDRALHASEAQSKFVRLSGRFPLCGRGDVNTYSVFAENFLQLMSPKGRAGLIVPTGIATDDTNKHFFAELVRTGRLASLYDFENKGIFPAVDDRYKFCLLTLGGDGQRSSAAEFAFFLHSVEELEGGSPEVLAARGTPSQGASGAPAAPAADKRFILTPEEISLINPNTRTCPIFRSRRDAELTLDIYRRVPVLVREGPPEENPWGVSFLRMFDMSNDSHLFRTRGELEAAGYTLVGNVFVRRASHPTPRPEGDGSDGPAPASPSGHGDPARPTAATQPMGEEGKNQTSPEPRSGHEPHNHSSHGYISARNGGFEGQIAPPSLGRRGDRSSHSSSHPMWLGREGVPTPRAREFRRASTRSKELLWHVLRGLQVDGYRFRRQHPFGPFILEFYCPEARLAIEVDGPIPGERREVALERQRWLERHGLQVIRVSPEEVEHSLPTVVRKIRAKLSQRLSQAAPLPGRSEDGHTPSRPIAANTAARSAGPDTEDIGNASTNNRPTQHVGSNSGTEPGSTATMSAAGNEPALSAQASTTGTTQADNSPHAPLTSEEGGQEEEATPARPAENWESDDVYLPLYEGKMLQQFNHRWATYQPMPASAHSKRMAKTKKDGAERNSTPDELADPNFVVIPQYWVAASEVSKRLSGRWPYRWLVAFRDITNSTNERTAIFSFIPRVAVGNTAPLVMTSKTENTTKLTSYLANTNSFLFDYVARQKVGGTHLTFTLLNQFPVLPPSTYERQAPWDGGVTLAEWITPRVMELVYTAWDLRPFAQDMGYDCPPFRWDKERRFILRCELDAAYFHLYGIRREDVDYIMETFPIVRRRDMEQHGEYRTKRVILEIYDEMERCMQTDAPYTTRLHPPPADPSLTHPWDRRAVREGA, from the coding sequence ATGGCCTACACCACGATCACGATCGAGGGCGGACTCTTCCCATCCGACCTGCTGGACCGGCTCGTGCCGCAGGCCGGCGCGACGCTCGAGGGCCAGAAGCCGGCCGACTTCGGCTGCCAAGACCTGTCGGCGCTGCTGGCCGACATGCAGGCCGCGTTCAACGACATGCGTACCTACTGGGAGTCCTTCCAGCGCAGGCTCCAGCACGCCTCCGGCACGAGCCACACCAGCGTGACCCGCGAGAGCTGGGTGCTGCCCGTCCTGGAGCTGCTGGGGTTTGCAGAGGTCAGGTACGTGCAGGCCGCCACGGCCGTCGGGCAGGAGACGTACAACATCTCCCACTTCTACGGCGACGTCCCCATCCATATAGTGGGCTGCCACCAGCAGCTGGACCAGCGCCTCGTCGGCCGCGAGCGCCGTAGCCCCCACTCCACCGTGCAGGAGTACCTCAACCGCTCGGACGCCCTCTGGGGCATCGTGACCAACGGCCTCAGGCTCCGCCTGCTGCGCGACTCCGCGCTCGTATCGCACCCCGTGTACCTGGAGTTCGACCTGGAGGCGATGGTCCGTGGAGAGCTGTACAGCGAGTTCGTCCTGCTGTACAGGCTGCTCCACAGCACGCGCTTCCCAAGGCCGGGCTCGCCTCCCAACGAGTGCCTGCTGGAGCGCTACTACCAGCAGGGCATAGAGGAGGGCGGCAGGGTCCGCGAGCGCCTGCGAGAGGGGGTGGAGCGCGCCCTGGGCATCCTGGGGCGTGCGCTCCTGGCACACCCCGAGAGCGTTGCCCTGCGAGAGGCCATGGTCTCCGGAGAGCTCTCCCCCGTGGGCTACTACCGCGAGCTGCTCAGGCTGATCTACCGGCTGCTCTTCCTCTTCGTGGTGGAGGAGAGGAGGCTCCTGCTGCCGCCGGCCGAGGACGAGCGCACCCGGCGCCTCCACGAGGTGTACCTCCAGCACTACAGCGCCTCCCGCCTGCGCGCCCGCAGCGAGGCGCACCACGCCGGCGATACCTACTGCGACCTCTGGCACGGCCTCATGCGGACCTTCGAGCTCCTGCGCGACGACGAGCGGGCGCGCAAGCTGGGCATGTCCGCCCTCAACGGCGAGCTCTTCGGTCCCAACGCCTGTGCCCACATCGAGCGGGCGGTCTGCACCAACCAGGACCTGCTGGATGCCATCGCCAGCCTCACCCTCTTCCAGGACGAGGGCACCTACCGCAGGGTCAACTTCGCTTGGCTGGACGTCGAGGAGCTGGGCTCCGTCTACGAGAGCCTGCTGGACTACCACCCCAGGGTGGAGATCACGCCCGCCGGCACGGACGCGCAGGGCGCCGTGACGCCCCCGGAGCGCAAAGCAGGCGAGTCCTCCCCCGCGAGGATCGAGGCCAGCGCAGGCGTCATCTGTAGCTTCGAGCTGGTGATGGGCTCCGAGCGCAAGCAGACCGGCTCTTACTACACACCGCCCTCTCTAGTGCGCCAGCTCATCAAGACAGCCCTCGAGCCGGTCATAGAGCAGCGACTGAAGGAAGCTGGGCATGACAGGCAGAGGCAGGAAGAGGCGCTGCTCAACTTACGCGTGTGCGACCCTGCCTCGGGCTCGGGACACTTCCTGCTAGCGGCCGCCAGGCGCATCGCCCGGGAGCTCGCGCGCGTCCGTACCGGCGAGGAAGAGCCCTCGCCACAGGCCTACCGCCAGGCCCTGCGCGACGTGATCCGCGAGTGCATCTACGCCGTCGATAAGAACCCCCTGGCGGTGGACCTCTGCAAGGTCGCGCTGTGGATCGAGGGCTACAACACCGGCATGCCCCTCAGCTTCCTGGACAACCACATCAAGTGCGGCGACTCCCTCGTGGGCATCTTCGACATTCAGGCGCTGGTCGAGGGCGTGCCCGACGGAGCCTACGAGGCCGTGGAGGGCGACAGCAAGGCCATCGCCTCCGCCATCAGGAAGCGCAACAAGGAGGAGAGGCTCCAGTCTACCCTGTGGGGGGCGAGCAGCGTGCCGGACATCACCGATATCGCCAGGGATTTTGCGCAGCTGTCGACCCTTGCCGAGAGTACGCCTGAGGAAGTGCGCCGCAAGGAGCAGTGCTACAGCAACCTCCGCAAGCCCAGCACCAGGTGGTGGGACCTGAAAGTGGCGTGCGACCTGTGGACCTACGCCTTCTTCGCGCCCCTGCGCAGCGGCGAGCCCGTGTCCACCACCACAAACGTCTGGGCGGCGCTGGAGAGGTCCGGCAAGGATCCGCAGGTGGAGGGGCAGGCCATCGCGTACTCGCAGGAGCACCCTTTCTTCCACTGGCCGCTCGAGTTCCCAGAGGTGTTCGACCGCGGCGGCTTCGACGTCGTCCTCGGTAACCCCCCGTGGGAGCGCCTCAAGCTCCAGCAGCAGGAGTTCTTCGCCTCCCGCGACCTTCAAATAGCCAAGGCGCGCAACAAGGCCGAGCGCAATAAGCTCATCAAGCAGCTGCCGCAGACCAACCCCGAGCTGGCCAGGGAGTACGATCGGGCATTGCATGCCTCCGAGGCACAGAGCAAATTCGTGCGCCTAAGCGGGCGCTTCCCCCTCTGTGGGCGCGGCGACGTCAACACCTACAGCGTCTTCGCCGAAAACTTCCTGCAACTAATGTCGCCAAAGGGTAGAGCCGGACTGATCGTGCCCACGGGCATCGCCACCGACGACACCAACAAGCACTTCTTCGCGGAGCTCGTGCGCACCGGCCGCCTCGCCAGCCTGTACGACTTCGAGAACAAGGGCATATTCCCTGCCGTAGATGATCGCTACAAGTTCTGCCTGCTCACGCTCGGGGGTGACGGGCAGCGGTCGAGCGCCGCGGAGTTCGCCTTCTTCCTGCACAGCGTCGAGGAGCTGGAGGGCGGGTCGCCCGAGGTCCTGGCCGCAAGGGGCACACCCTCGCAAGGGGCCAGCGGCGCACCGGCGGCCCCGGCGGCCGACAAGCGCTTCATCCTCACGCCCGAGGAGATCTCGCTGATCAACCCCAACACCCGCACCTGCCCTATCTTCCGCTCCCGTCGCGACGCCGAGCTCACACTCGATATCTACAGGCGCGTGCCCGTGCTCGTCAGAGAAGGCCCCCCGGAGGAGAATCCATGGGGAGTTAGCTTCCTGCGCATGTTCGACATGTCCAACGACTCCCACCTCTTCCGCACGCGGGGGGAGCTGGAGGCCGCGGGGTACACCCTCGTGGGCAACGTGTTCGTGAGAAGGGCCTCGCACCCGACCCCTCGCCCTGAGGGTGATGGCAGCGATGGCCCGGCACCCGCCTCCCCATCAGGACACGGGGATCCCGCTCGCCCGACAGCCGCCACGCAACCCATGGGGGAGGAAGGTAAAAACCAAACGTCCCCCGAGCCCAGAAGCGGACATGAGCCCCACAACCATAGCTCGCACGGCTACATCTCCGCCCGCAACGGGGGATTTGAGGGTCAAATCGCACCTCCGTCCCTCGGGAGAAGAGGCGATCGGTCCTCCCACAGCTCTTCTCATCCGATGTGGCTGGGGAGAGAGGGTGTGCCCACGCCTCGCGCCCGCGAATTCCGCCGAGCTTCTACCCGCAGCAAGGAGCTCCTTTGGCATGTGCTGCGCGGCCTGCAGGTAGACGGCTACAGGTTCCGTCGCCAGCACCCCTTTGGACCGTTTATCCTGGAGTTCTACTGCCCCGAGGCCAGGCTAGCTATCGAGGTCGATGGGCCAATACCTGGGGAGCGACGTGAGGTGGCACTGGAGCGCCAACGCTGGCTGGAGCGCCACGGGCTGCAGGTGATTCGGGTCTCCCCCGAAGAGGTCGAGCACTCCCTGCCCACGGTGGTCAGGAAGATAAGGGCAAAGCTGTCTCAACGCCTCTCACAGGCCGCACCTCTGCCTGGCCGAAGTGAGGACGGTCACACCCCCAGCCGACCAATAGCGGCCAACACAGCCGCGAGGAGTGCAGGCCCGGACACCGAGGATATCGGGAACGCATCGACCAACAACAGGCCAACCCAGCATGTCGGAAGCAACAGCGGCACCGAACCAGGCAGTACGGCCACGATGAGCGCCGCCGGTAACGAGCCCGCCCTATCCGCCCAGGCAAGCACCACCGGGACCACACAGGCTGACAACAGCCCACACGCCCCCCTCACCTCGGAGGAGGGCGGGCAAGAAGAGGAGGCAACACCCGCCCGCCCTGCCGAGAACTGGGAGAGCGACGATGTCTACCTGCCGCTCTACGAGGGCAAGATGTTACAACAGTTCAACCACCGCTGGGCCACCTACCAGCCCATGCCCGCTAGTGCTCACTCTAAGCGTATGGCCAAGACTAAAAAGGATGGCGCCGAACGAAACTCTACACCTGATGAGCTGGCTGACCCCAACTTCGTCGTCATACCTCAATACTGGGTCGCCGCCTCCGAGGTATCCAAGCGGCTCTCCGGCCGCTGGCCTTACCGCTGGCTGGTAGCATTTCGAGATATCACTAACTCTACTAACGAGCGCACCGCCATCTTCAGCTTCATCCCCCGGGTCGCAGTGGGGAACACAGCTCCCTTAGTTATGACTTCAAAAACTGAAAACACCACCAAACTAACCTCTTACCTTGCTAACACGAACAGCTTCCTGTTTGATTACGTTGCTCGACAGAAAGTTGGCGGTACACATTTGACTTTTACTTTGCTAAATCAATTCCCCGTGCTGCCGCCCTCTACCTATGAGAGGCAGGCGCCGTGGGACGGGGGGGTCACGCTGGCCGAGTGGATCACCCCCAGGGTGATGGAGCTGGTGTACACGGCGTGGGACCTGCGACCGTTCGCCCAGGACATGGGGTACGACTGCCCACCCTTCCGGTGGGACAAGGAGCGGCGCTTCATCCTGCGGTGCGAGCTCGACGCCGCCTACTTCCACCTCTACGGCATCCGGCGCGAGGACGTCGACTACATTATGGAGACCTTCCCGATCGTCAGGCGCAGGGACATGGAGCAGCACGGCGAGTACCGCACGAAGCGCGTCATCCTGGAGATCTATGACGAGATGGAGCGCTGCATGCAGACGGACGCACCCTACACCACCCGCCTCCATCCGCCACCCGCCGACCCCTCCCTCACCCACCCCTGGGATCGGCGCGCAGTCCGGGAAGGCGCTTGA